GTAGGTAACCGGTTCGCTATCCTTATTTCTATTTCTATTGCACTCTATCTCCTTCTCAACCACTTTCATTGTGATTACGATTCATTTGATAACCTTATTAGTTCATGAACTTGGGGGACTACGTGATTCGTCAGAAAAAGGAATGAATTTGAGATCGAAATCAATAGCGGCCAGGACATTTTGGCTATTGTAGTGCTTCCTTTCACTGTATGTTGATGACTGTGATTTTGGTACCCTAGGAGTAACATAACTACCATCAATAGAGACAACACAATACTGCCATGACAAGAACATGTAGTCAAGTTTCTGACCATGGTAGTCCTTTGATGAAAATAAACAAGGATATTAGTGTTCACCCTGAAATAAGgccactatgtggcgctttgtttTATCTTGTGAGGTGTGCGGCCAGTGCGTGGTTAGATCATCTCCCCTCTAGCTTTCCAATAGCATACAAGACTTGCTTGAAATAGCGAAAAAAATCTCTATGGATCTCATGATTATGTCATGGATCACTCTAAACCTCTATTTATGACCCACAACATGAAGAAACGTAGAAACATGCTCTTCCACAAAGGTGCTGACCATTTTAAAAAGTTCAAAGAAAGGTTGTTCTTCTCACCTAAAGCATTTGGACAGACTCTACATTGTTGGAGTGGTAGATGTAGTTCAGATTTACAATCCTCTACGAAACTTAGTGTAACATAAAACCATATGTGATCAGAGAAAAGGTAGCACCTCCGACATAACAAACGAGGGAGATGAGCCAGGGTCGAAGAAGAAGTAGAAAAGCTCATGCCTTCGCTAGACATTACACTGCACATCTGGTCGCAAAGACGATGAATGCGAGCTCCTTTTCCAGACAACCGCGATCTGGTACTGAAGTAGAATAAATCAGCCGATGGGGGTAGATTTACGTCCCACCCTCCCGCATCGAAGGGGGGCGGGGGCTTTGCGTTGGGGAGGTGGCCAAATGGAGGAGGTGACACCAAGCTTTCGTGCGAAAGATAACTGGGATTTCGCGGTCTCCCATCGAGCTCTTGCGCACAAGAAGCCTGGCTCTAGAAAAAATGCCAATTCGACCGTTCCAAGCGGGGCTAGCCGTGAAGTGTTTTAAGGGGCGTGCGAGCTACAAATCATACTTACTACAATCATCCAATCATACACTTTTTGCATCTAGTAGCCTGTTTGGTGGGGATGCGAGGTACCAAACACACCCGCATGGGCTTTCATCGGGGTCTTGATTTCAACCATAGCTTGCACAGTTTGATGCGCGACCGAAGGCCACATCTTGCATCCATCAATGTCTTGGCCGCTGCTTTGTGCGATCTTGGCTCCCCGTGGGGAGCGGGCATATTCGTGCTATACTGGTAGTGGTACTTTGCAGTTAAGTAAGCGGACGAACTAACTAGTTAATGCGGAGTGTCGACATTTCGCCCCCATCGTCCCATCAGCCTGCCTAGCTCACGCTTTTCTCCACCCTCTCTGTCTTTCCTATCCGTTTCGCACACGATTTGTTAACAATTTGATTCTCCGCACGTCCAAATCTGTCCCCAACTCCCCCGATAGACTAGACTAGGCTTTTTAAAATCCGCTTTGCCAGTAAGTAATCCCAACAGCACACTCTACCTAAATCTAATAATCTCCCGAGAATCTTTACCAGGTATTCGCACCAACCAGTTCTCTCTGCTCGTGGCAGATGATTATAGTTTCTGTAGTAAGTTGGTAGTGCTGCTCTCATCAGTGCTGTAACCAGGAAGAAATTAGTGGACGGCACATGGAAATAGGTAAGCAGGAAGAAATTAGTGCAGGGCACATGGCAGTTGCTAGTACTGGTAGTACTAATCATCATCTTGTTAAGCAGGCATCGATTGGGTGGTAGTACATGGGGCCTCTCCGGGGAAAACTGCCAAAACCAGAGGCTTAACCAATAATCTCTACCCTCTTCCGCGTCTCATCGTCGATCATCACAAGCTagttaaaaaaaagagagaaaatagaagaagaaagaagaaagaacTCATCAAATCAGTCCATAAGGCGGGCCTCCGTGATTACTAAAGTGACCGCTCGAAAAGATCGCCGTGTTTGTTCCTGGCGGAGGATCAGTCAGTCCTGGAAGCCGGTCTTCTCCCAGATGGCGTTGCGGACGCGGCGCAGGTCGCGGCCCTTGAGCGTGCGGCCGGCGCCCTCGCGCACGGAGAAGGACGCCGCGGCGCGCTCCCGGCACATGAGCTGCTCGTGCGGCGGCACCCACCCGCCGCTCTCGCCGTACGCGTCCCCGCGCTCGTCCGTCGCCCACCGCCCCGCGCtaccgcccccgccgccgccgtacTCCGCGCCGAGGATCTTGGACCAGTCCGGGATGTTCACCGGCATCGACGCCGGTCCGCCACcaacgccggcggcggcgacCTCCCTCGGCGCCGCGGCGCGGGGCCTAGAGGCCCTGGAGGCGGGCGCGTGCGCGGACGACAGGGCGCGGCCGTACGTGTCGACGGGCGAGGAGGACAGCGCGCCGCCCGCGCCCCAGATGATGTCGGCCTCGTCCAGCTCCAGGGCCGGGTCGGCGGCGTGCTGCAGCGGGCGCGCCGGCGCGAAGAGGCGCTGCCCGGAGGCCATGGAGAGGCTGCTGCTCCGGCCCGCCATCGTCGTGACCGTGCCGGTAGTTGGTTCGCGATTCGGCGTCGGCACACACGGCGTGTACGTTCTCGTGTGTTGTGCGTAAAGTGTATGCGATGGCTGGCGTCTCGTTGAGTTGTGGTCTCGCAACCGGCGGGTTTTTATAGCGGCGGGAAGAAGGGGACGGGAGTGGCGCTGTGGATAAGGTTCGTTTCGCGCAGTTACCTCGACGGGACCCGAGGTTCCGCGTATTTACCAGACCTGCCATCCGCTGCTGCCAGTAGTACTCTACTGCGGTGGCATGGGAGCAGTGTACCCCCGTTTCGTCGTTTGCGAGTGAGTTCTCTCATACGGCATACGGGACCAGGACGACGACGGAAATGGCTTGGTTGGATTTCGCCGAGGCATGGGCGCGGTGTATAGCGTTTTTGCACGAGAAGTACATTGGCTCTGCTGGCGATCCAACGAACCCATGAGACCCTGTCCTCTTCCAAATGCGTAGGCACATCACGGACATGCGTACGCAGATCACACCAATTCGCTCCTTCTGTAACTGATTTTTGTTGCGACGTGTTGGGACTTGCTATGGGGCATGTCTTGGCTGCCGGTTTGAAAAACAAAGGCACTACAGCCTTTTATTAAACTACAACAAACTCTAATCTACAAATATATAAAAGTTATTGGTATAATATTatcatcattagaaagtgtttttcaatacgaaaTCCAATAATACTAATTGCATACAAAATAATCAATATTTATTGCTTAATATTCGATCAAAGTTCTTCTTCAAATACATGCGCACCTTATTCATCGAAACCGAGGTTTTGCCAAATCTACGATACTTAACTTGGATTAGAGAGTAGCATAAATTTGGTAGGAACCAGAACTATATGGTCACACCTAACACAGAGATACAAACGGTTACGTGGGGTGACCACTGCAATCAGGTATTGCTTAGCTTTGCAAGGAGGTCCCTCATGGCTTTTATATAGAAGGCCAGGTCTCGGGTACCACGTTACTCGAGTCGTATACAAACTAAATTCTTCCTTATATGAACTTACCTTAGCCTCATTGTTTAGTTCTTGAGACTCCGGAGTCCATACGTGTTATGTTTCTTGTCATGGGTTTCATGGGCCCTTAGTTATATGGAACCGGGTATGGTAATAACATATGCTCGGTAAG
This Lolium perenne isolate Kyuss_39 chromosome 1, Kyuss_2.0, whole genome shotgun sequence DNA region includes the following protein-coding sequences:
- the LOC127300740 gene encoding uncharacterized protein, whose product is MAGRSSSLSMASGQRLFAPARPLQHAADPALELDEADIIWGAGGALSSSPVDTYGRALSSAHAPASRASRPRAAAPREVAAAGVGGGPASMPVNIPDWSKILGAEYGGGGGGSAGRWATDERGDAYGESGGWVPPHEQLMCRERAAASFSVREGAGRTLKGRDLRRVRNAIWEKTGFQD